The following is a genomic window from Pseudomonas promysalinigenes.
GCGCCGATACCAGCGCTGACAACACATTCATGCGCAACCAGCTGCAAGAGGCGCGTTGGTTCATCAAGAGCCTGCAAAGCCGCAACGAAACGCTGATGAAGGTCGCCACCCAGATCGTCGAGCATCAACGCGGGTTCCTCGACCACGGCGACGAAGCGATGAAACCGCTGGTCCTGCACGACATCGCCGAAGCAGTGGGCATGCACGAGTCGACCATTTCGCGGGTGACCACGCAGAAGTTCATGCACACCCCGCGCGGCATCTACGAACTGAAATACTTTTTCTCAAGCCACGTCAGCACCGCCGAAGGCGGAGAATGCTCGTCCACGGCTATCCGCGCGATCATCAAAAAACTGGTTGCGGCGGAAAATCAGAAAAAGCCATTGAGTGACAGCAAGATCGCTGGTTTACTGGAGGCACAAGGCATCCAGGTAGCCCGTCGCACCGTCGCCAAGTACCGCGAGTCTCTCGGCATCGCACCGTCGAGCGAGCGCAAGCGACTGATGTAGCGCCTGGTTGAGCCATAGCGTTTGTGGGGCAGGTGCAAGTCCTGCCTCTTTATGCACGGGCAATAAAGGAGAAGCTGTATGCAAGTCAATATCAGTGGACAGCATGTAGAAGTCACCCAGCCACTGCGTGAATATGTGCTCGAAAAGCTCGCGCGCGTGGAGAGTCACTTCGACAAGATCACCAACGTGCAGGTCATCATGAAAGTCGAGAAGCTGCAGCAAAAGGTCGAAGCGACCTTGCAGATTCCAGGCGGTGAAGTGGTTGCCAACGCCGAACACGAAGACATGTATGCAGCAATCGATGCCTTGGCCGACAAGCTCGACCGCCAACTGAAAAAACACAAGGAAAAACAGCAAAGCCTGCTGCAAGGTGCAGCCGCTCGCTGATCCCTCTCATCCATGATCCGACTTGAAACCATCCTGACCCCCGGCCGTTCCCTCGTGAACGTGCCG
Proteins encoded in this region:
- the hpf gene encoding ribosome hibernation-promoting factor, HPF/YfiA family gives rise to the protein MQVNISGQHVEVTQPLREYVLEKLARVESHFDKITNVQVIMKVEKLQQKVEATLQIPGGEVVANAEHEDMYAAIDALADKLDRQLKKHKEKQQSLLQGAAAR